The window ATACATATACGTACAGATATATTTCTTTACTTCCAACAAAGGAAACCGCCTGCTTTATTTAACGCTCTCGGCTCTCGGAGCCCCCTTTCCTCTTTCAAAAGCAGCTCAGACCATCGACTTTTTAGCGGATAGCAGCTGTGACAGTCACTAATAACGCTTCTCTTCGTTCCTCTTCGCCCGCATTTAATGGCAAATGCGtccttctttcttcttattctccTTATTTGGTCTCCACGGGGCGATGGTCTGAGGGAGCAGGCGAAGGACGCGGTGGCCACCGGTGGGGAGCTGTGGTGCGTGGCGAAGAACAACGCGGAGGACTCGGCGTTGCAGTCGGCGCTGGACTGGGCTTGCGGGCCCGGCGGGGCCGACTGCCGCCCCATCCAGCAGGGCGGCGCCTGCTACCAGCCCGAGGACATCCAGTCCCACGCCTCCTTCGCCTTCAACGACTACTTCCTCCGCAACGGCCTCGCCGCCTCCGCCTGCGATTTCTCCGGCACCGCCGCCCTCACCTCCCTCAACCCCAGTACGTATGCCGTTAAAAGGAACATGTTTCCATTTCGTCCATCTTCTTTAGACTATTGACCTTAACGTGCGGTCTGTCCTTGTTCTTTCTTGATCTCGACAACAGGTCAGGGTAGCTGCGTCTTTCCTTCAAGGTTGGTACTCTTGTCTGCTAATATCCGCAACATTTTTCTCTGAGAAAGAGGGGAAAAGGAAAGCTGCGATCTTGGTTTTGGGCAATCCTGTTCGAAGACACTGTTTCTGTTTACCTCTTTAGAATCGAAGCATCATTGTTGTTTCTGATCTTGAAACTTTCGGTGAAAACGATGGTTCCCAACCCCACTTTAATGAAGAAATCGGCTCGGCTGGACGCGATGCACTTTTAGTGCCGGAGATAAAAGGCTTCTTCTTTCCATTTTTGCAGCTCATCATCAAGAAATGGGAGCTTCAGTGGATCGGCGACATCCAGCTTAGGTCCAGCAGCGGCCGACATGAGCGGAGTTTCTCCTCTGCGGCTGAGAACATGGAGTCTGGCGTCGACAGTAGTGAGCCTGGCTTTAGCTACTGCCGGTGGCATGGTCCTCTGGTAGTGCAACCTGTGCGAGATTAAATGGAGTCGGGCGACGTGTTGCTGGCGGAACGGTTGCGCAGACGGGGGCAGTGATTTGTATGTCAATGACGCTGTTGAGTGTATAGACTATTTCCAAGCCAATTCATGCGCTCTGCTTTCCTTCCTGATTCGCTTAGCTGTAACGATAGAGAATGTGATGGAGTATGTCGTTTACTTGAGGTATCGATTTGACGATGGCACTGAAGGCTGCCCATGAGATCAATCATGACATCAATTTGATGAAGGTGTACCATGATATGCCTTTTAATATACGTTCTCTAATATTATCAGATGATCACGGATCTATAGTGTTCTACAACCCATCCTTGTCACGTCTGCACACAAGTATCAAGAAATGCATGTGCGAGATCTAGAAGCATGGCCTACATCCATGTCCAACATGAATTCCCAAGGGCTTAGACCTGAATCTGATCCCGCAATTGATGTCACAGCAAGTCCACTTGCTTTATGAAATTATATATGAAGCGAAAAATAAACGAGATTTCATGAACAGGACTCTATTCAATGGGTGCCACAATAGTactcttcacacacacacacacacatatatatatatatatattcccatcGAGGACCGGCACGGACGCCAAAATGCTGCTTGCAGTACGGAGCGTTCAACCGCTGCTCCGTTCTTGCCCCTTCTCCACAGCCCTAATGCCCTTCGTCCGCCCTTGCCACGATCACAGAGTCGCCTTCAGCAGCGCGACCGTCCTATCTGCCAGCGGCCAGCCGCACCCGTGGACCGGCCTCCAGTCTTGGCGCGAGGCCCCGGCCAACGAGGACCGCGTCTGGGGACCCCACGGCCCGTCGCCTCCCCCGACCCCTCCTCTCGAACCGGATCTCACCACCATGACCGCCGCCTCGCTCGCCGAGTGCGCCGTCTTGGTCCTCTCCTCCTCCGACCCCCTCGCAAAGTCCACCCTCTCCCACCTGGCCTACACACGGTGGTGCCGCCGCGAGATCCTCGTCGGCACAGCCTCGACCCCCAATCGTCCAGCCCGACCCGATAGGCCCCTCCTGGTATGCGCAGTCCTAGTATGCGCTACTTATTTTGGATGCGGTATTTCGTCGAACGGATTTCGTGCTCGGATTTGTAGGTACCACCGAAAGAGGTGCCCTCGCACAAAAGTTCGGGATTGCCTCTCAATGCTTATATGCTCCATAATTTGGCTCACGTGGAGCTGAACGCCATAGACCTGGCATGGGACACTGTGGTTCGCTTCTCACATTTGAGGGACGAGCTCGGTGACGAGTTCTTCGCGGACTTCGCTCGCGTGGCCGACGACGAGAGCCGACATTTTGCTTGGTGCTCTCAGAGGCTCAATGAGCTCGGCTTCAGGTATCGACTAACTCATCAACTATCTTGATCATGATACATTTTGCGAGTGGTACATGTTCGGTTGATCCTAGCGAGGACAACATAATCACACACAGGATCTGGATTTTCCTTTTGCAGTTCctgatgattttcttttccacTGCTTTATCACCTGTATGATTTTATTGTATTCTGATATAATCTGAATTCATGAACAAAATATCATTCCTTTTTAGTTTAACTTCATTGTAAAGGATAAAGATTAGGTAGGATGGAGAGTTTAATAGTGCGTTTGAATTCATTCTCTAAACACTATGACCATCTTATTCTTAGTAAATCATCTTACTCGTCTGCAGATGATATATAGATGAGATGAGTTCAACCATAGCATACATGTGAATTTTGGAAATATGTGCTTAACTGCATACTCTACTGCCTGTTGAACGATATTACTTTTTGTGTGCTTTTTGTACCATACAACTAAGTTTTTAATACACTTGAGAAGCAAAAGAACTTGAGGGAACTGACCTCATGAAGCTTTTCATTACTTGTTTTAGAATCATGATGATGTAGATTGCCGTAAAAAATGTATTTAAAGTAGAAGTGGATTGTTACGTATCAAATAAATGTCGAAAGAGTCAAAGATAGCTATTTGAAAACCTAGTCGATGTACAATAATGATGTATCTGAAAACATAGTGCTTCTGTTGTTAATTAACTACGACAAGAAGCAAATTCACTATGCACACAACTTATTGGAAAACCAGTGAACTATGGCACTAAATTTTGGCAGGAAAACCTGCCTTCTGATTCTTTCAGCCTGtgatttcttttcctttgatCCATCCTGCAATTTGCTCTTATATCCTGTTGTTTGGTTCATCCTATAACTTCTTTAGTCTTTTGATATGTTATAAATTGGTAAGATTCAGGAGGGCACCCCACCAAACAATCTTTCTTCATGGACAGCCGATATTTTGATGCTTTAATTTTGTAGTTGCCAAATTAATAAGATTTGCGTGCTACTTACTATCAATATCAACAGATATGGGGACATGCCTGCCCACAATTTTTTGTGGAGGGAGTGTGAGAAATCCTCCGAAGATGTTGCTGCTCGCTTGGCAGTAATTCCACTAGTTCAGGTGTTTCCAGGTTTCTGATGTTGGGTATATATCTTTCACTTTGTAGGAGTGTCCAAATTTTGGGTGTGGCAGGCTTTCCCTTTTGCTTTTTATTTAGTCTTCATGAGAACTTGGTTTGATCCATGTTCCTCTAATGACTTGAGAGGCAAATTCATTATTTCATTTAACGAATGATCCGGAGTAAAATACATTTCAGGAAGCTAGAGGTCTAGATGCTGGACCAAGGCTTGCCCAGAAGTTGGTCGGTTTCGGAGATCACAGGACATCACACATAGTGGCTAAGATTGCCGAGGAAGAACTGGCACATGTTGCGGTTGGATTGTACTGGTTTCTCCAAGTTTGCAAAAAAATGGGCCGTATCCCTCGTGCTATTTTTAAGGGTAACTAAAAGCTTCTTTGTCAACTGGCATGACACTAGTGTCTATAATGAACCtactttaaaattattatttttatttctaagtTGTTTTCTGCTGACTTATTTGGCACCCTAAAGACTTGTTGGAGGAGTACGGTGTGGAGTTGAAAGGTCCATTCAATTATGCAGCTCGTGATGAAGCTGGCATTCCTCGTGATTGGTTGGATATATCTATCTTTCTTATGTAGAATTTGAAGTTTACTTTGTGAGTTGTATTATCGAAACCAATCCTGTTCCAGGTATGATGGTGAATCTGAACAGGAGGCAAAGAGTGAACTTTCAGAGGCAAGACAATTCGACAGAACCTCTTGTACTTGTATGCTTCAATTATGTGCATAAATAACAATGTCGCTCTTGTTTGCAGGTGCATGATAGGCTGGCTTGCATCGTAGCTATGGAGAGAGAGAATTCAGAATCGAACAGCTAATCTCTTTGCCATTAATTGTCTTGTGCAGTGATGAATTAGGGTACAACCAGTCAAGTTGCTGCCCTCCTGATTGATTGGGTGACAGGTTATTATTCCTTCAGCAACTACTGGCCCGTATTTAGTTTTGCTTTGACCTCGTGATAGGTTGTTTTCTTTTACCCTGAATGACTTGGTTTTTGAGTTCTTCTGACATTGCAAGCACCACAGCATTCAAGCACAAGATAACTGATTGTTGTATTCATGGTAGAAATGTTTACGAAGCagagaaaaaaagggaaacaCTTTTCTTCTTCTGTCTTGTAGATTTTAAAAAGTGCATGCATTTAGAAATATAAACAGCAAACAATTTCATTTTTGCAATAATCGGCATCTCTCCGCCATTTTTACCCTGCACCGCATATCCTCTTTAATGGTCTCTTTTGTCATTCATCGTCCTTGTTATGCAGTCtcttcattttaatttttatgcACGAGAATAGAGAATCAAATCGAATGGTAGATCGCCTGAGCTTTCTCCGTCCAGCTGTATAGAAAAGGACCCCTCCATTATTTTTCTCCTTTCCATCTGCACAACTCCTCCGGTGACATGAACCTAACAGCAGGACTCAACAATTACTTCTTCGCTGCGAATTTGGGATTCCAACTCCACCTTGGGATCTCGCCAAACTCAAATTTGAGCTCGTCTTTCTAAATAAAGTCATGGTCATGTGCTGCCATGTCTCGATGGTGGTTAGGTACAGCCAACCAAAGCACTTAATGCAGTCAGCACTTATCCACCGAACACAGCCAAATATGCCGACTCTGCCTAGAACAAGTCAAGAAACCAAAACACATGCCCACTCGTGGGAAACTTTTCTTTTCTATGGCTTCTACTTTCTtccagaaataaatttaaaagaaaaacgTGAAGATTAATGTgaggtttatatatatacatatatttgtaatTGGGTGATCATGTGATACCAGGTCATAATGGTTCGGTAAAGACAGTCGCCGGCTATCGGACATGACGCCTCgagggggaagaaaatagaaatcaaGCGAAGTAGGCAATAATATAAGACAGAGGAGGAGCTgtgtgagcgagagagagagagagagcgaaagaCTTGTCAACGCATGCTTTCCCCTCCCTCCTCCTACGACTAGCGATGAAGCTCTCGATCGTCCTTCTCTTGTTCCTCATCTCCTCCTTCCACCTCTCCTTATCCCAGCGCTACAATGCCTTGTTCAACTTCGGCGACTCGCTCTCCGACACCGGCAACGTCGTCATCGCCGGTCTCCCCTACGGCATGACCTACTTTGGCCACCACACGGGCCGCTGCTCCGACGGCCGCCTCGTCATCGACTTTATCGGTACGCATCACTCCCTCCGCCCTTTCCGCAATTTGTGGGTACTCATTCGTCCGACGAGTGTCTTCTCAATCGACGATCTGGTTGTCGCAGCCGAGGGGATCGGGCTGCCGCATCTGCTGCCCAACACCGCCAAGAACGCCAGCTTCCACCAGGGCGCCAACTTCGCCTTCATCGCGGCCCCGGCTCTACCGTTTGACTTCTTCCACCAGCGAGGCCTCAGCAAGGGCCTCTGGGTGAACGCCTCCGTCCACGAACAGGTGGATCGATTCGAGAAGCTGCTTCCTTCCATCTGCGGCGCGCCGCAAGGTCGCAACCGACGCGATTGCCTCTTCCCCCCGATTCCATCGTCTTCAACATCCATAAAGTTGTTTCTCTTGGATGCAGAGTGCAAGGACTTCCTGAGCAAATCCCTTCTCGTCGTCGGCGAATTCGGCGGGAACGATTACAACACCGGGATCTTCGGCGGCCGGTCCATAATAGAAGTGAGCACCTTCGCGCCCCACGTCACCCAGGCCGTCGCCGAGGGCGTCGAAGTAAGTCCAGAAAGACATCTACCTCACCTTGAATTGCAACTGATCTAAAGATTCGTATGGTGAAATTGATGAGCGCCGTCGGTATGGACAGAGATTGATCGGCCTCGGTGCTGTGGATCTTATCGTGCCGTCGGTGCTGCCGGTCGGCTGCTTCCCGCTGTATCTGACGCTCTACAACTCCTCCAATCCGGAAGACTACGGCCCCAAGACCGGGTGCGCGAGGAAGTTCAACGCCCTGTCGTGGTACCACAACACTCTTCTCCGCCGGCAGATTCATAGGCTCCGGCAGAAATTCCCAGCCGTTTCCATCCGGTACGCCGACTACTACGCACAGGGCTTCGACTTCGCCATCAATCCTCTCAAATATGGTGAGTCTCCTGCTCTTCTCTTCCATCGTCATATATGATTATGTTCGTCTTCTGACCCAAGAAGTAATCATAGGATCATAATTTTGTGCTGATTGCAAGTGCTTCAGTAGATAGATCGTTTCTCTCGGTTTTGATCCAACCGGTCACTCTGTCTTGCTCCCCACCGCCCCTAAGATGTTCGATCATATGTCTAGCTGAAATAGGAAGTTTTAATTCGCTGGACAAGATGGTGGCTGTCTTGTGAATCATTTTCAATTGGAGGTCAATAATAGGTTAGGTCGGACTCCCCCTCCACCGTTGTGCTACATGACTTCACCGAGCCAGGTACCGTGTACGGCATACCGTGGTCCACATGGGGTTAAAGGATCCTCTACAATTATTGGACGCATCTATGTAATGATCGGACCACTCACATCAAGATGGAATTGTGGTTGTGTCGGTAGGACGGGTCCGATATGAGACGATTGGAGGTTCTCGATTAGAAGCTTAGTTGGAGAGGATCCGTAGTTGTGGTCATAAGCCCATAGGCGGCAGGCAGTTCATTGGACCGTCCCCATGTTGGCAGAACGTGCACGGAACCTGTGATTTGAACAGGCCCACAACGCTTGCTACCTCTTGTCTGCTCTGGCCGGCAAAATAGCCGACGCATCCATTTGCTGCTGACCACAAATAAGTTACTCGTTTTCATAGTAGGAGTGGCAGAGAAGGTGTTGTTGGATCAGTTGTCGCCCTCCCATTAAGATGGTTTACATCTACGTTATTGATTGCCACATCTCTCTTTTGTATTGCATGGCTGGAAAACACCTAGTGTCATACAATAATGGTCACATGGGAATGCGGCCACCTTTAATTAACCATCGCTGGAGGTGAATTAAATAAGGAATACGGGCACCGCAATTAGTGCGCCGGTATCGTTTGACGGAACATACATAATGTGCTGAAGATTCTTTGCGAGGGAACATGAATGGTCCACAACACAGTATGGTAACAGTGGCAATACCATTCATTAGAATGTGACTCATTACCAAGAAAAGCTACGTGGTGACAGGGGTGGCGCTcgacaatgggaatcagattcgTAGCCACAAAAAGTAGTAGTTTCAAGACAAAAGATAAAGAGCCCCATTTTTCATCCTTTACTAATGTGTGTGATCTTAAATTTCATGTGTTatctttgctttttaattttttttttaatattttaatcgcATATAAAGTATAGGTTTCTAAATGTGCTAACCGGAGACGCGTTTGGGCCTTCTTCGTGTGGTGTGTGTGATCCGCAGGATTCAAAGATGGAGCCTTGAGAACTTGTTGCGGGGCCCCCGGAATGAGCAAATACAACTTCAACCTGCACGCCAAGTGCGACCAGAATGGGTCGACCGTGTGCCCAGATCCCGCGACTCACGTGAGTTGGGACGGAATCCACATGACGGAAGCCGCCCACAACATCATCGCCCGAGGTTGGCTGCACGGCCCCTACGTCGACCCACCCATTCTGAGATCCAGCAACAGTTAAGACACACCCATCCCCATCCAAGATTGAAGCAGAAGAAGCGGAGGAAGACAGACAGAGACACCCGTGCTTGAAATTTATTTTGTTCCCGTCGAGGTCTATGGAACACTCTGCTCCATTCTTTGGTTATCAAAGATTAGCGAGTTGTATGATGACCACAGATGTTTGTTTAGAAATCACAATtgatgaagcaaaaaaaaaaagaagaaaaacccaGTAATGTCGCCTTTTGCTTAATTCGATGTGGTCCATTGTTGTCGTGTTTTCGGCTTTGTCCGGCGGACGTGCGATCGATGGGGTGAAAGGTTCCTCTGAGCTTCTCGGTGTGAGAACATGGAATGGAGCCGCAGAATcattttttcctcatgtaaatCCGTCTCCTTCGTTACACAAGTCGATCGTCACAACAACAAACTCCTTCCTCCTCTGCATGCGACCAAGGAGATTCTTCTCATCGAGCGTTGCAGGGAGATGACACGGTCCTGACATCAATTCTTAAAAGGCCCAGTCCATGACGTGATCGAGGCCAAGCCCACAAATTCTAGTAATGGAGATTCACATGTTGGCCACGCTCTGGAAGTGAAGCGGAGGCACAAAAGGACGACAAGTATAGACAGGTGCAGACCGACCGTATTCTCTTTTCTCATTCCATGGTGATTGCTAATTGCACTA of the Musa acuminata AAA Group cultivar baxijiao chromosome BXJ2-10, Cavendish_Baxijiao_AAA, whole genome shotgun sequence genome contains:
- the LOC135625190 gene encoding PLASMODESMATA CALLOSE-BINDING PROTEIN 5-like, translating into MANASFFLLILLIWSPRGDGLREQAKDAVATGGELWCVAKNNAEDSALQSALDWACGPGGADCRPIQQGGACYQPEDIQSHASFAFNDYFLRNGLAASACDFSGTAALTSLNPSQGSCVFPSSSSSRNGSFSGSATSSLGPAAADMSGVSPLRLRTWSLASTVVSLALATAGGMVLW
- the LOC135625188 gene encoding uncharacterized protein LOC135625188 isoform X1, whose product is MLLAVRSVQPLLRSCPFSTALMPFVRPCHDHRVAFSSATVLSASGQPHPWTGLQSWREAPANEDRVWGPHGPSPPPTPPLEPDLTTMTAASLAECAVLVLSSSDPLAKSTLSHLAYTRWCRREILVGTASTPNRPARPDRPLLVPPKEVPSHKSSGLPLNAYMLHNLAHVELNAIDLAWDTVVRFSHLRDELGDEFFADFARVADDESRHFAWCSQRLNELGFRYGDMPAHNFLWRECEKSSEDVAARLAVIPLVQEARGLDAGPRLAQKLVGFGDHRTSHIVAKIAEEELAHVAVGLYWFLQVCKKMGRIPRAIFKDLLEEYGVELKGPFNYAARDEAGIPRDWYDGESEQEAKSELSEVHDRLACIVAMERENSESNS
- the LOC135625188 gene encoding uncharacterized protein LOC135625188 isoform X2: MLLAVRSVQPLLRSCPFSTALMPFVRPCHDHRVAFSSATVLSASGQPHPWTGLQSWREAPANEDRVWGPHGPSPPPTPPLEPDLTTMTAASLAECAVLVLSSSDPLAKSTLSHLAYTRWCRREILVGTASTPNRPARPDRPLLVPPKEVPSHKSSGLPLNAYMLHNLAHVELNAIDLAWDTVVRFSHLRDELGDEFFADFARVADDESRHFAWCSQRLNELGFRYGDMPAHNFLWRECEKSSEDVAARLAVIPLVQEARGLDAGPRLAQKLVGFGDHRTSHIVAKIAEEELAHVAVGLYWFLQVCKKMGRIPRAIFKDLLEEYGVELKGPFNYAARDEAGIPRDWYDGESEQEAKSELSE
- the LOC135625189 gene encoding GDSL esterase/lipase At1g28600-like produces the protein MKLSIVLLLFLISSFHLSLSQRYNALFNFGDSLSDTGNVVIAGLPYGMTYFGHHTGRCSDGRLVIDFIAEGIGLPHLLPNTAKNASFHQGANFAFIAAPALPFDFFHQRGLSKGLWVNASVHEQVDRFEKLLPSICGAPQECKDFLSKSLLVVGEFGGNDYNTGIFGGRSIIEVSTFAPHVTQAVAEGVERLIGLGAVDLIVPSVLPVGCFPLYLTLYNSSNPEDYGPKTGCARKFNALSWYHNTLLRRQIHRLRQKFPAVSIRYADYYAQGFDFAINPLKYGFKDGALRTCCGAPGMSKYNFNLHAKCDQNGSTVCPDPATHVSWDGIHMTEAAHNIIARGWLHGPYVDPPILRSSNS